A genomic window from Antedon mediterranea chromosome 4, ecAntMedi1.1, whole genome shotgun sequence includes:
- the LOC140046677 gene encoding 4-hydroxyphenylpyruvate dioxygenase-like protein, with protein sequence MVNNLQFRLFAFKQVNDCNTWVLRNGEAMFVVTDHRQEDDYVLNTCKDEQQIDSVYDVSFHVKNVEESFEKAVCGGAEPVCEPKIIKDAYGEVSIAAVRSCVGDVIHTLLNTDNYTGVFLPGFTECLGLQETEMDQNVHFDHVTYVCTIGDSERVLKWYEKCFGLKRLKINSDEDKDEGFVVRVNDVGMRLKAMEYWRCNSTRFAAASDDNSEQPTIFVIAEPLPGQGKNKIATFLREHRGAGVQHIGLHTPDLVHTVSSLRHSGLEFVQPPEAYYTKVGKLDEIIESGEEVTTLQKYGILLDAETDEVKPEDKNNNRYLMQVFTKPLFNEDTFFFEYVQRCGATGFGAGNISALFRAIQK encoded by the exons ATGGTCAATAATCTACAGTTTCGGTTATTTGCATTCAAACAAGTGAACGACTGCAATACTTGGGTTCTGCGCAACGGTGAAGCTATGTTTGTAGTTACGGACCATCGACAGGAGGACGACTACGTTCTCAACACCTGTAAAGACGAGCAACAAATTGATTCTGTTTATGATGTTTCATTTCATGTAAAAAATGTGGAAGAATCATTTGAAAAAGCTGTATGTGGAGGAGCAGAACCAGTTTGTGaacctaaaataataaaagatgcGTACGGTGAGGTGTCTATAGCCGCTGTTAGATCTTGTGTTGGTGATGTTATACATACACTGTTGAATACCGACAACTACACAGGTGTCTTTCTGCCTGGGTTTACAGAATGTCTTGGCTTACAAGAAACGGAAATGGATCAAAATGTACATTTTGATCATGTGACATATGTTTGTACAATAGGTGATTCTGAAAGAGTACTTAAATGGTACGAAAAATGTTTTGGATTGAAACGTCTCAAGATtaacag TGATGAAGATAAAGATGAAGGTTTTGTAGTACGTGTTAATGACGTGGGAATGAGATTGAAGGCTATGGAATACTGGCGATGTAATTCAACACGTTTCGCAGCAGCAAGTGATGACAACAGTGAACAGCCTACCATATTTGTCATTGCTGAACCTTTGCCTGGACAGG GGAAAAATAAAATCGCAACTTTTCTGAGAGAACACCGTGGCGCTGGAGTTCAACATATTGGTCTTCACACGCCTGACTTGGTTCACACTGTCAGTTCGTTACGACACTCTGGACTTGAGTTCGTTCAACCACCTGAAGCTTATTACACAAAG GTTGGTAAACTGGATGAAATTATTGAATCTGGTGAAGAGGTCACGACCTTGCAAAAGTATGGAATTCTATTGGATGCTGAAACAGATGAAGTAAAACCTGAGGACAAAAATAACAACAG ATACCTTATGCAGGTTTTCACAAAACCCTTATTTAATGAAGACACATTTTTCTTTGAGTACGTCCAACGTTGTGGTGCTACTGGGTTTGGAGCAGGCAACATATCAGCTTTATTTAGAGCcattcaaaaataa
- the LOC140046215 gene encoding adhesion G protein-coupled receptor A3-like: protein MAITHSHLIALAIIVLELFAGSVNALCPNVCACKRPKNSERSRDKDVSCSSQMLSTIPEGMPANTAKLDLSNNDITILRKGDFNGLRQLKKLDLSNNRISTIEPDAFSQLENLKRLDLSNNQLRTIINSSLFNGLVSLEKLNLSFNLISRLPEGCFDSLPNLKTLDFQSAYVLCDCKMTWLLKWKKDQNVKIINTTVCQYPESYRKDEVDSLKKKDLNCNSPLELPIFELNPSSTQLVVKGDPFQLVCRATYFEEALQKIEWVHNDNRLTSNISTGVKLITKTLPDMTMIESRVDIRSIQSENDGIWLCHVFTKRGYLNKHVTVKVLSNKTLFCDEVETKDSKGTFVWGKTVAGFAFRVRCPFEGDSSKSYATRMCDVHGKWNIADTSLCAYVDRTTRALQRLSKQSCSNSEQALAIAQELEMQTSDAAGFKDTANIIYVANAMEKIIQYTSQELGRTMINIGSNMMEVNDAVLKGAQETGKACSRIVLSLERFASSTSTQSLEHSSSNILFETFNVTTNGFWGMTCVALKLQTPRPYGEDIEMSCNSANKTVKQFNSRLKKVEAAIQLPANIFHGLSMRKDDSSQSQYTLYFFFYRNGKLFQTKGNNSVLLDNDGRRVVGSYVISSKIAGHVVSNLSDPVVLTFPTKQGVDPVAVYWNFTALGSQGAWASDGCRVVSSTNNESVVHCNHMTNYAVLLDVSVKEDDSSFWWNNGFLHPAIYLGCFICFILVLFNLVTYIIFCSKIRMKKRCLHAIINISLGILLLIIFFAGGINRTATPLVCQIVGIGLHYTTLCILLWIGISLRNIMKSLSRKRRSVIPGETPLPPRPIIRFYFIGWGIPIIVVGITAAVNLENYGGSDICWLDFEVSLYGFSITVMFILLVQLVFIIMAFLRIQRLPTSHKYDAHIPSLQLTPDQTQITTTSEQVSQNKDSVRTAETEQPFLNDSESVGTHHTTAASVISSVLDHEHSYQKQLRGMVLLLLMYILTWVSGALAVTQKAFFYSIFSYVNAVMMTMFGLYVFIFFCLMRNDVKYCWKVAFGCQKRRAFDAQMAMLSPVTANGNANGACRRQSASSLDSTFTNRSSNTNPTNPSFKSGSRRTTSKCNYVPAHTITDMSLQEDNSLHETPILTGPDQRGNGQYSRYQLHQKRSRPKHYKYARYSQLSRDSADMSNDHTQQIVWGGFHDSLSSAPESRMSALEESRDERDTQANYTTGDASTLERSGKTYILPQAYQNGHTLPKMTQSNGDNQQLRRKGQNGLNIGHVKRQSSKDDLKNASIQRNTSRESVGQRNCKTPDPNMSGYGISSYSSSVTVQEMHPLSKHLVETDDHKLGGHTAQSELKKQKNGGEVFMITKEVNGFAIKSNGQKNKETSV from the exons tgATCTGAGCAATAATGACATCACGATTCTGAGGAAGGGCGATTTCAATGGTTTGAGGCAACTTAAAAAATT GGACTTGAGTAATAACCGAATATCAACTATTGAGCCAGATGCATTTTCACAGCTTGAGAATTTAAAACGATT GGATTTGTCCAACAATCAACTCagaacaataattaatagttCATTATTCAATGGATTGGTTAGCCTTGAGAAATT aaATCTATCTTTCAACTTAATATCTCGCTTGCCAGAAGGTTGTTTTGACAGTCTCCCAAATTTAAAAACACT TGATTTTCAGTCAGCTTATGTGCTGTGTGATTGCAAGATGACATGGTTACTGAAATGGAAGAAAGATCAGAATGTAAAGATTATAAACACAACCGTCTGTCAATACCCTGAATCCTATCGTAAAGATGAAGTTGACTCCCTGAAAAAGAAAGATTTAAATTGCA ATTCACCTTTGGAGTTACCAATATTTGAATTAAATCCATCATCTACACAGTTAGTCGTCAAAGGTGACCCATTCCAACTTGTATGTCGTGCGACATACTTTGAAGAAGCTCTGCAAAAAATTGAGTGGGTTCACAATGACAACCGGTTGACATCCAATATTAGCACTGGAGTCAAACTGATAACGAAGACCCTACCGGACATGACGATGATCGAGAGCCGCGTAGACATTCGCAGTATCCAAAGTGAGAACGACGGAATTTGGCTGTGCCATGTTTTTACAAAACGAGGGTACCTTAATAAACATGTGACTGTTAAAGTGCTATCGaacaaaacattgttttgtGACGAAGTTGAGACTAAGGATAGTAAAG GTACGTTTGTTTGGGGCAAGACGGTTGCTGGCTTCGCATTCCGTGTACGCTGCCCATTTGAAGGTGATTCCAGCAAAAGCTATGCAACACGCATGTGTGATGTACACGGAAAATGGAACATTGCTGATACTTCTCTGTGTGCGTATGTTGACCGCACAACAAGAGCGTTGCAGCGTCTTTCAAAG cAAAGTTGTAGCAACTCGGAGCAAGCCTTGGCTATTGCGCAAGAGCTTGAGATGCAAACGTCAGATGCTGCAGGTTTCAAAGACACAGCTAACATCATCTATGTTGCCAATGCAATGGAGAAGATAATCCAATACACAAGTCAGGAG TTGGGACGTACAATGATCAATATCGGCAGCAACATGATGGAGGTCAATGATGCGGTGTTGAAGGGCGCACAGGAGACGGGTAAAGCATGTAGCAG GATTGTACTATCTTTGGAGAGGTTTGCCAGTTCCACAAGCACACAATCCCTTGAACATTCCTCATCCAACATCTTATTTGAAACATTTAATGTGACCACAAATGGATTCTGGGGAATGACCTGTGTAGCCTTGAAACTACAGACGCCAAGACCGTACGGTGAAGATATTGAGATGTCGTGTAACAGTGCAAATAAAACGGTCAAACAGTTTAATAGTCGACTAAAA AAAGTAGAAGCAGCCATCCAGTTACCAGCTAATATTTTCCATGGTCTTTCCATGAGGAAGGACGATAGCTCCCAGTCTCAATACACACTTTACTTTTTCTTTTATCGGAATGGTAAATTATTCCAAACAAAAGGGAACAACAGCGTTTTACTTGATAATGACGGAAGAAGGGTTGTTGGCAGCTACGTAATATCAAGCAAAATTG ctgGACATGTGGTGTCCAACCTTAGTGACCCTGTGGTGCTGACCTTCCCTACCAAGCAAGGTGTTGACCCGGTAGCAGTTTACTGGAATTTCACTGCTTTAG GATCACAAGGAGCATGGGCATCAGATGGTTGTAGAGTGGTATCATCAACAAATAATGAAAGTGTTGTACATTGTAACCACATGACAAATTATGCCGTTCTTTTG GATGTATCTGTTAAGGAAGATGACAGTTCTTTCTGGTGGAACAATGGCTTTCTGCATCCTGCTATCTACCTGGGGTGTTTTATCTGCTTCATTCTAGTTCTGTTTAACCTTGTTACATACATCATATTTTGCAG TAAGATCCGAATGAAGAAGCGTTGTCTTCACGCCATCATCAACATATCTCTTGGTATCCTTCTGCTCATCATCTTCTTTGCCGGTGGTATCAATCGCACTGCCACGCCTCTTGTCTGTCAAATTGTTGGTATTGGCCTGCATTACACAACCCTCTGCATCCTACTCTGGATCGGGATATCGCTACGAAACATCATGAAATCACTCAGCAGAAAACGTAGATCGGTAATTCCGGGTGAAACGCCACTCCCACCGAGACCAATTATTCGATTCTATTTCATTGGTTGGG GTATACCGATTATCGTAGTTGGAATTACAGCTGCCGTCAACTTGGAAAACTATGGTGGATCTGACAT TTGTTGGCTTGACTTTGAGGTGAGTTTGTATGGATTCTCCATCACAGTCATGTTTATTCTACTTGTCCAGTTAGTATTCATCATTATGGCATTCCTCAGGATACAACGATTGCCAACATCACACAAATATGATGCACATATTCCATCACTACAGCTAACACCTGATCAAACTCAAATCACAACGACATCTGAGCAGGTATCGCAAAATAAAGACAGTGTGCGTACTGCCGAGACAGAACAGCCATTTTTAAACGATTCAGAATCTGTAGGAACGCATCATACTACAGCCGCGTCTGTAATTTCAAGCGTGTTGGATCACGAACATTCGTATCAGAAACAATTGCGCGGAATGGTACTTTTGTTACTTATGTACATTTTAACTTGGGTTTCTGGCGCCCTTGCTGTTACCCAGAAAGCGttcttttattctatttttagcTATGTGAATGCTGTTATGATGACCATGTTCGGTCTTTacgtattcatatttttttgtttaatgcgCAATGATGTAAAGTACTGTTGGAAAGTTGCGTTTGGATGTCAAAAGCGACGAGCGTTTGATGCGCAAATGGCCATGTTATCTCCCGTAACAGCCAACGGCAATGCCAATGGTGCATGTCGTAGACAATCAGCAAGTAGTTTAGACTCAACTTTTACAAATCGTTCAAGTAACACAAACCCAACCAATCCGTCATTTAAATCCGGTTCACGTCGGACGACTTCAAAGTGTAATTACGTCCCAGCGCACACGATAACCGATATGTCCTTACAGGAAGACAATAGTTTGCATGAAACTCCTATCTTAACTGGCCCAGATCAACGTGGTAATGGACAATATAGCAGGTACCAACTGCATCAAAAACGTTCTAGGCCTAAACATTATAAATATGCACGGTATTCACAGCTGTCTCGTGATTCTGCGGATATGTCAAATGATCATACGCAACAGATTGTGTGGGGTGGATTTCACGATAGTCTTTCGAGTGCGCCAGAAAGTCGTATGTCTGCATTAGAAGAAAGTAGGGACGAGCGGGATACGCAAGCAAACTACACCACCGGAGATGCTAGTACGTTGGAACGATCCGGTAAAACGTACATACTTCCCCAAGCATATCAGAATGGTCATACCTTGCCAAAAATGACTCAATCTAACGGTGATAACCAACAGCTCCGACGTAAAGGTCAAAACGGATTGAACATAGGTCATGTTAAAAGACAATCGTCAAAAGATGATTTGAAAAATGCTTCAATACAGAGAAACACATCAAGAGAAAGTGTAGGCCAACGAAACTGTAAAACGCCGGATCCAAATATGTCCGGATATGGAATTAGCAGCTACAGTTCTAGCGTCACCGTTCAGGAGATGCACCCTCTCTCGAAGCATCTTGTGGAAACCGACGACCACAAATTAGGCGGACATACCGCTCAATCAGAacttaaaaaacagaaaaatggCGGTGAAGTTTTTATGATCACAAAAGAAGTGAATGGATTCGCTATAAAAAGTAACGGACAAAAGAATAAAGAAACAAGTGTTTAA